One part of the Alligator mississippiensis isolate rAllMis1 chromosome 3, rAllMis1, whole genome shotgun sequence genome encodes these proteins:
- the PSCA gene encoding prostate stem cell antigen yields the protein MKVFLVILLAAILCIESGFALKCLTCSAKTNNADCQASTNCPMNSTDCKTELYVPVVGGWKVIKKECSSSCKNSTEDFYVFKQKIFCCSTDNCNTNGVGRMESSSMVMAVGIATSVACFLLTSRL from the exons ATGAAGGTCTTTCTCGTTATTTTGCTGGCCGCAATCCTGTGCATAGAATCAG GTTTTGCCTTGAAATGTCTCACGTGCTCAGCGAAGACCAACAATGCGGATTGTCAGGCATCCACAAACTGCCCCATGAACTCCACCGACTGCAAGACAGAATTGTATG TTCCGGTGGTGGGAGGCTGGAAAGTTATCAAGAAGGAGTGTTCCTCCTCATGTAAAAACTCCACTGAGGACTTCTATGTGTTTAAGCAGAAAATTTTCTGTTGCTCAACTGACAACTGCAACACCAACGGTGTGGGCAGGATGGAAagcagctccatggtcatggCAGTGGGTATTGCAACCAGCGTCGCCTGCTTCTTGCTTACGAGTAGACtgtga